The following are from one region of the Gloeomargarita lithophora Alchichica-D10 genome:
- the cobA gene encoding uroporphyrinogen-III C-methyltransferase, translated as MTGTVYLVGAGPGDPGLLTLKGKMLLELAEVVIYDALVSPPILAMINPQAERVFVGKYRGWHSLPQAQITELLVTKAREYQTVVRLKAGDPFIFGRGGEEEAGLQEAGIAVQVVPGISAGLAVGFPLTHRQVSSSVVLVTGHEAVEKSEASVNWAALAQGADTLVIYMGMHRLAQITAALMRGGRAGETPVCVVQWGTWPQERRLFGTLATIHDLVTQAGFTAPAMVVVGEVVRLQRL; from the coding sequence ATGACGGGAACGGTTTATCTCGTAGGGGCGGGACCTGGCGACCCAGGTTTGTTGACCCTTAAGGGCAAAATGCTCTTGGAATTGGCGGAGGTGGTGATCTACGATGCCCTCGTCAGTCCGCCCATTCTCGCCATGATTAATCCCCAGGCGGAACGGGTCTTTGTGGGCAAATATCGGGGCTGGCACAGTCTGCCCCAGGCGCAGATTACGGAATTACTGGTTACTAAAGCGAGGGAATATCAAACCGTTGTGCGCCTAAAAGCGGGTGACCCCTTTATCTTTGGGCGGGGCGGCGAAGAGGAGGCGGGTTTGCAGGAGGCGGGGATTGCCGTTCAGGTGGTGCCGGGGATCAGTGCGGGCTTGGCGGTGGGGTTTCCCCTCACCCACAGGCAGGTGAGTTCCAGCGTGGTGTTGGTCACGGGGCATGAGGCGGTGGAAAAATCCGAAGCATCCGTGAATTGGGCAGCCCTGGCGCAGGGGGCTGATACCCTGGTGATTTACATGGGGATGCACCGTTTAGCCCAAATTACAGCGGCTTTGATGCGGGGGGGGCGGGCTGGGGAAACCCCGGTATGTGTGGTGCAGTGGGGGACTTGGCCCCAGGAACGGCGTTTATTTGGCACTTTGGCAACCATCCATGATTTGGTCACCCAGGCGGGGTTTACGGCTCCGGCGATGGTGGTGGTGGGTGAAGTGGTGCGCCTCCAGCGGCTATGA
- a CDS encoding DEP domain-containing protein has protein sequence MEPVILAEVEFWRSIQRTPAASQVGGVMLQEQVLVKGPLIPLGENYKAVVASYLATGLYCILVDTPAGYVLWHQPGTPKVMAPPPPSPPPRAESPISAAPPALLALTQALQAGIEAKDRRYQFQTYPQAFVGSEALEWLMRTQGLNRKQALALGQDLLKAGHIQRLDAPGGDFQEGNTFYRFATPATPAAIPVSPPDSLGNTPLDLEVIFQAMVAQLPLQDRWYQFRRYPQCFTGAEAVEWLMRTQGLSRKQATQVGEELCKLGLIRHSTGEHPFRDGNYFYGFGDQT, from the coding sequence ATGGAACCTGTCATCCTAGCGGAAGTTGAATTTTGGCGGAGCATCCAACGCACCCCGGCGGCCAGTCAAGTGGGTGGGGTGATGTTGCAGGAGCAGGTGCTGGTCAAAGGGCCGTTGATTCCCCTCGGTGAGAATTATAAAGCGGTGGTCGCCAGCTACCTAGCCACCGGTCTGTACTGCATTTTGGTGGATACACCCGCCGGTTACGTCCTCTGGCATCAACCGGGCACCCCCAAGGTGATGGCTCCCCCGCCGCCTTCCCCACCTCCTAGGGCAGAGTCACCGATTTCAGCCGCCCCCCCGGCACTTTTAGCATTGACACAGGCGCTCCAGGCCGGGATAGAAGCCAAAGACCGGCGTTATCAATTTCAAACCTACCCCCAGGCGTTTGTTGGCAGTGAAGCCCTGGAATGGCTGATGCGTACCCAAGGACTCAACCGCAAACAAGCCCTTGCCTTGGGACAGGATTTATTGAAAGCGGGGCATATTCAACGGCTGGATGCCCCCGGCGGCGATTTCCAAGAAGGCAATACCTTTTACCGCTTTGCGACCCCGGCGACCCCCGCAGCCATACCCGTTTCCCCCCCGGATTCCCTGGGCAATACCCCCCTGGATTTAGAAGTAATTTTTCAAGCAATGGTCGCCCAACTGCCTCTGCAAGACCGCTGGTATCAATTTCGCCGCTATCCCCAATGTTTCACGGGAGCCGAGGCGGTGGAATGGCTGATGCGTACCCAAGGACTCAGCCGCAAACAGGCGACCCAGGTGGGGGAAGAACTGTGCAAATTGGGTTTAATTCGCCACAGCACCGGCGAACATCCGTTCCGGGATGGGAATTATTTTTACGGTTTTGGTGACCAGACTTAA
- the ruvA gene encoding Holliday junction branch migration protein RuvA, with translation MIGSLTGQVAGLNPVQGKWVVTLVVQGVGWELQVGQRCRQGLTSGDTAQLFSHLQIREEQPVLYGFGTAQERDLFRQLIRVNGVGPQLALALLDTLAPLDLVQAIVTGNTALLSQTPGVGQKTAQRLSLELRQPLQQWQGVIPAETLPSSMQEEVTLTLGALGYTSTEISHALGQLAQDQQCQQTTDAEVWIRRAIRVLS, from the coding sequence ATGATTGGCTCGCTGACCGGGCAGGTGGCCGGGCTGAACCCGGTTCAGGGGAAATGGGTGGTCACCCTGGTGGTGCAGGGGGTGGGTTGGGAACTCCAGGTGGGGCAAAGATGTCGCCAGGGTTTAACTTCAGGCGATACAGCCCAACTGTTTAGCCATTTACAAATCCGGGAGGAACAGCCGGTTTTGTATGGTTTTGGTACTGCTCAAGAGCGGGATTTATTTCGCCAGTTGATCCGGGTGAATGGGGTCGGGCCGCAGTTGGCTTTGGCTTTGTTGGACACCCTGGCTCCCTTGGATTTGGTGCAGGCGATTGTCACGGGGAATACGGCCTTGTTGAGCCAAACGCCGGGGGTGGGGCAAAAAACCGCCCAACGGCTGAGTTTGGAACTGCGCCAGCCGCTCCAACAATGGCAGGGGGTGATCCCGGCAGAAACCCTACCGTCATCCATGCAGGAGGAGGTTACGCTCACTTTGGGGGCTTTGGGCTACACCAGCACGGAAATTAGCCACGCCCTCGGCCAACTGGCACAGGATCAGCAATGCCAGCAGACCACCGATGCGGAAGTGTGGATTCGCCGGGCAATTCGGGTGTTGAGTTAA
- a CDS encoding chromophore lyase CpcT/CpeT: MSISTEEMTLLWDWLPGWYDNRTQSLAEPAWYVHLWRWQRGIPGGIQGQPALFIEQASALTPAQPYRQRVMVLFPDQVQYYACREPQQWRGGGAEPERLATLTEGDLTLLPGCGLDVQYENGAFQASLCPGYTCEFESNGQTRRVELGWRANAQSFTSYDRGIDPTTGQALWGALMGPYVFQKRA; this comes from the coding sequence ATGAGTATTTCTACCGAGGAAATGACCCTTTTGTGGGACTGGTTGCCCGGTTGGTATGACAACCGCACCCAATCCCTGGCCGAACCCGCCTGGTATGTGCATTTGTGGCGCTGGCAGCGGGGGATTCCCGGCGGCATCCAGGGGCAACCGGCACTATTTATCGAGCAGGCCAGTGCCCTCACCCCGGCGCAACCCTACCGCCAGCGGGTGATGGTTTTATTTCCCGACCAGGTGCAGTACTATGCTTGCCGGGAACCCCAACAATGGCGGGGCGGTGGTGCCGAACCTGAACGCTTGGCAACCCTCACGGAAGGGGATTTAACCCTACTGCCTGGTTGTGGATTGGATGTGCAGTACGAAAACGGCGCATTTCAAGCCAGTCTATGTCCCGGTTATACCTGTGAATTTGAGTCCAACGGCCAGACTCGCCGGGTGGAATTGGGCTGGCGGGCCAACGCCCAGAGTTTCACCAGCTATGACCGGGGGATTGACCCCACCACCGGCCAAGCCCTGTGGGGTGCCCTCATGGGGCCTTATGTTTTTCAAAAACGGGCATGA
- a CDS encoding flotillin family protein, protein MEFVVIAVIAVIVITSAIRNLYYICQPNEVLIFAGSTRWVQSLQRRVGYRLVKGGSSLRVPLFERVLRLDLTNLIIELKVSGAYSKGGIPLKVEGVANIKIAGEEPVIHNAIERLLGKNREEIKRMAKETLEGNLRGVLASLTPQQVNEDKLAFVRSLQDEAEEDLGKLGLVLDTLQVQNISDDVAYLDSLGRKQRADLLRDARIAEASAQSQSAIQAAENARLTVFAQIDSEMQIIQAEAQRRIRDAVTRREALIAETQADVGSKLVRTRADLGVQRERILQVRQQLQADVVAPAEAQCAEATEEAKAAAAQIIEDGSALVEGMHQLAASWQQAGPDARQIFLLQKLEPLLQALVATVPLVKVQQVTVLDNASPVLGTVTFLEQVRAATGIDLKQLLPQKPPAPGNN, encoded by the coding sequence ATGGAATTTGTGGTGATTGCGGTGATTGCGGTAATTGTAATTACCAGTGCTATTCGCAATTTATATTACATTTGTCAACCCAATGAGGTCTTGATTTTTGCGGGTAGTACCCGTTGGGTGCAATCCTTGCAACGGCGGGTAGGTTATCGCTTGGTCAAGGGGGGAAGTAGTTTGCGAGTGCCCCTGTTTGAGCGGGTTCTGCGCTTGGATTTAACCAATTTGATTATCGAACTTAAGGTTTCAGGAGCCTATTCTAAAGGCGGGATTCCCCTCAAGGTCGAAGGGGTCGCCAATATCAAAATCGCCGGGGAAGAGCCGGTGATTCATAATGCCATTGAGCGGTTGTTGGGCAAAAATCGCGAAGAGATCAAACGCATGGCTAAAGAAACCCTTGAGGGCAATTTACGAGGGGTTTTGGCCAGTCTCACCCCCCAACAGGTGAATGAGGACAAATTGGCTTTTGTCCGCAGTTTGCAGGATGAAGCGGAAGAAGACCTGGGTAAATTGGGGTTGGTTTTGGATACGTTACAAGTCCAAAATATCTCCGATGATGTGGCTTATTTGGACTCCCTGGGGCGCAAACAACGGGCGGATTTATTGCGGGATGCCCGGATTGCCGAAGCCTCAGCCCAGTCCCAATCGGCGATTCAAGCCGCTGAAAATGCTCGGTTAACGGTGTTTGCCCAGATTGATTCCGAGATGCAGATTATCCAGGCGGAGGCGCAACGGCGGATTCGGGATGCGGTCACCCGGCGGGAGGCTCTGATTGCGGAAACCCAGGCGGATGTGGGGTCAAAACTCGTCCGCACCCGGGCGGATTTAGGCGTGCAGCGGGAGCGGATTCTCCAGGTGCGCCAACAACTCCAAGCGGATGTGGTCGCTCCGGCGGAAGCCCAATGCGCCGAAGCAACTGAAGAAGCAAAAGCCGCCGCTGCGCAAATTATTGAAGACGGCAGTGCCCTGGTAGAGGGGATGCACCAGTTGGCGGCCTCCTGGCAACAGGCTGGCCCCGATGCCCGCCAGATTTTTTTGCTACAAAAACTAGAACCCCTTTTGCAAGCGTTGGTGGCGACCGTGCCGCTGGTGAAGGTGCAACAGGTGACGGTTTTGGACAATGCTTCCCCGGTGCTGGGAACGGTGACTTTTTTGGAGCAAGTCCGGGCGGCGACGGGGATTGACCTGAAGCAACTGTTGCCCCAAAAACCCCCAGCCCCTGGGAACAACTGA